The genomic region TGTTTTATGTTGTGTATGCCAGGGAGAAGAAGAGGTGCATCCACTTCCTTTGACTCTGAACCAGAAAGAACCTTCCtgagactaagaagagaagcaagagggaaaggagtgattggagaagaggattcagaagaaggAGACCAAGTCATGGAGGATAATCTGCATAATCCACCTGAGGAGGttgccaacaacaatggccaaccTGCAAAGAGGGTGCTGGCCTCCTATACCATTCCTAATCTAAGGAATTGTAGGAACAACATCCTTACTCTTAATGTTCATGCTCACAACTTTGAGCTCAAACCTCAACTCATCACCTTAGTTCAGAACGATTGTCAATCTGGAGGAAGTGCTTCAGAAGATCTAAATTAACATCTCTCTatcttcttaaggatttgtgacactgtcaaaaccaatagaGTACATCCTGACATTTACAAGCTGCtcctattcccattttctctaagggacaaagccactcaatggctaGAAACCTTCCCAAAGGAAAGCATCACCAACTGGGATGACTTGGTTAGCaagttcttagccaagttctacccCCTCAGAGAATCATTGAGCTCAAGACtcaggtgcaaaccttcagacaattGGAGGGAGAATCCCTATATgaggcttgggagaggtacaaggcattgatcagaagatgtcctaCTGATATGTTTACTGAGTGGGTAAAgctccaaaacttctatgaatGTCTATCCACGAAGGCAAGAAAAGCATTGGACTACTCTTCAGGAGGGTCattgcaaatgatgaaaactcCAGAGGAAGCACAAGATCTCATAAATATAGTGgccaacaaccaaaatttttattcctcagaaaGACAAGAAGCTCCCAAAAGAGGTGTCTATGAGCTTGAAGGTGTGGATGCCATCTTAACCCAAAACAAGCTAATGCATCAACAACTTCAACAACAGATGGAGATGatgtcaaagaggatggatggaCTGCAATTAGCTGCAGTGAGCACAACCAGCCAACCTCCAATTATGTGGTGGCAGAATGAAGAGAGCTATGAAGCATACAACAATGAACAGCAGCCTGAGCAAGTCCAGTAAATGCACAACCCAAGTTCTGGCCAAAATGACTTCCATGGGGACACATACAACTCCTCATGGAAGAATCACTCCAACCTGAAATGGGGAGAAAACCATAACCAATGGCAGAGGAATTCTAACCCAAACAACTTTCGTAACACAAACCACCAAAACCATCAACCCACTAACAATAATCCATATAGAAAACTGCAAAACAATCTTCCCACATCCACCTTCTATCCACAAAACAACCCCTCAAATAACCAAAATAACTTCCATCAACCATCAACATCTCACACTCAACTACAACCACATCAAGAATACCAAAGAATCTCCaatttggagatgatgatggagaaactcatgaagAATCAAGAGATGACCAGTAAGAATTATGAAGCATCTATGAGGAACCTTGAAAGGCGAATTGGGCAATTGTCTAAGCATCCTGCTGAGAGACCAATCAACGCattcccaagtgacaccattcctaacccaaaggaggaatgcaaggccataCAACTCAGAAGTGGCAAGACATTGGGAGATGATACCGAGGTTGCCAGCAAGGAACAAACAGAAGCTGAGGAGAATGACAAGGTGAACTCCAAGAAGGATGAAGAACCACAAACTCCAAGGAAGGGGAAGCAAGTCCCAGAGGCACAACCACAAGAGCAGAGAAAGGAGGTGAAGCCATATGTCCCTCCACTACCTTACCCTCAGAGGTTGCACAAAGAGATCAAAGATCAATAATTCCCTAAATTCTTAGAGATTTTAAAGAAGTTGGAGATCAACCTTCCACTTGCTGAGGccttagaacaaatgccactctatgcaaaattcctcaaggaactcatcaccaagaaaaggaGCTGGAAGGAGAAGGAAACTGTGATCCTCACCCAGGAATGTAGTGCTGTAATTCAAATAggcattccaccaaaactcaaggacCCAGGGAGATTTCTCatatcttgtaccataggcaacataaCATTGAAAAAAGCTCTCTGTGACTTGGATGCAAGCATCAATTTTATGCCACTTTCCATGATGAGAAAGCTGGcaatagaggaagttaaacccaCTAGAATGTCACTTTAAATGGCTGATAGATCACTCAAGATACCTAATGGAGTTGTGGAGAACCTATTGGTAAAGATTGGAGAGTTCATCTTCCCTGCTGACTTTGTAATCCTAGACTTGGAAGAAGAAGGACACAACTCAATTATCTTGGGGCgacccttcttagccacagcaagagccatcattgatgtagaaaaaggtgAAATGATTTTCAGGGTACATAATGAGCAAATGATCATTAATGTCTTCAAGGCTATGCAATACCCTCTGAGAAAGAGAACCATATGAGAATGAAGGTGATAGAAACCTTGGTGGAAGAAGCACTTGAGCCAAGCCATtttaaagaacaagaagaagtTCAAGGGATTCAAGATGAAGATGACAATGAGGAGCAGGTAACCGAACCTCCActagaagaaaagaaagaggaggcACTAAAGTTAGAACTGAAACCTCTGTCACCTCATCTTAAATATGCATTTCTTGGTGGAGAGGAAAACCTTCCAGTAATCATCAACTCCTCTTTGAGTATGCAAGATGAAGCAAAGCTGCTTGAAGTGTTGAAAACTCACAAAACTGCTTTAGGATGGACAATTGATTACATCAAAGGTATAAGCGCTACTATTTGCACGCATAAAATCCTACTAGAGGAGGGCTCAAGACCAGTGGTGCAACCTTAAAGGAGGCTTAATctaaccatgaaagaggtggtttaAAAGGAGGTGATGAAGTTATGGAATGCtggaatcatatacccaatctcgGACAGCCCTTGGGTGAGTCCAGTCCAGGTGGTACCAAAGAAGGGAAGCATGACTATCATATTCAATGAAAGGAATGAGCTCATCCCTACAAGGATAGTGATTGGGTGGAGAatatgtattgattacagaagattGAATGAGGCTACAAGAAAATACCACTTCCCtctccctttcattgatcagatgctagaaagattggctggccatgctttctattgcttcttggatgggtatCTGGGTATAATCAGATAGTGGTAGATtccaaggatcaagaaaagactttcTTCACTTGTCCCTTCAGAGTCTTTGCCtataggaggatgccctttgggctatgtaatgctccAGCAACCTTTCAAAAGTATATGCTTTTCATATTCTCTAACATGGTAGAGAAATTCTTGGAGGGTTTTAgggatgatttttctgtttttggtaactCTTTTGACACTTGTTTGCATCATCTAACCCTtgtcttgaaaagatgccaagaaacaaacttaGTCTTGAATTggaaaaagtgtcattttatggtaccagaaggcattgttcttgggcatatgGTTTCAAGCAagggtatagaagttgacaagGCTAAAATAGAGATTATAGAAAAGCATCCTATACCAATCAATGTGAAGGTAGTGAGAAgctttcttgggcatgctgggttttacaggagattcatcaaagatttctCAAAAATAGCTGAACCACTAAGCTACTTGCTAGTGGTTGATAACCCTTTTATCTTTAATGATAACTGCAAGCATGCTTTTGAGACTTTGAAAACtaaactcactacagcaccaattatcacaATCCCAGACTGGGGACTTccctttgaactcatgtgtgatgcaagtgaccttgcaattggtgTTATATTGGGACAAAGGAAGGATAAATTGCATCATGTCATATactatgcaagtaaagtgttaAATGAGGCACAAAAAAATTACACCACCACAGAAAAAAAACTCTTgacaattgtatatgcatttgataaatttagacaatacttgattgttTCAAAAGTTGTagtatatactgaccatgctgctcttaagtatctcatgtctaaacaggatgcAAAGCCAAAGCTTATTAGATGGGTGTTGTTgctacaagagtttgacattaAAGTAAAGAATAGGAAAGGAAGCGAGAACCCAGTTGCAGATCATTTGTCAAGGATACCACAAAAGACCAACCAAGAAGCACCACAACCAGTGAATGAGAGATTCCCAGATGAGCATCTATTCCAAGTCCAACAAGCACTTTGGTTTGCtgatattgcaaactacaaggtgggAAGAAGGATTCCTCAAGATTTCACCAGGCAATAAGTGAAGAAGTTGCTCACTGAAGCCAAGAAATTCTTGTGGAATGAACCCTTTCTATTCAAGAGATACCCATATTGGatgattagaaggtgtgtgccagaAAGTGAGATGAGCAACATACTATGGCACTGCCATAGTTCGGattatggtggacattttggggcCAAAAGAACAGCTGCCAAAGTTCTtcagagtggcttctattggccatcCATATTCAAAGATGCCAGGGATTTTGTAAATCAGTGTGATGAATGTTAAAGAGCAGGAGACCTAACAAGGAGAAATGAAATGCCCCAGAATTTCATCTTGGAGGTAGAATTGTTTGACCTTTGgggaatagatttcatgggaccatttccccCATCGTATTCATTCAAGTACATATTGGTATCAGTGGAATATgtctccaaatgggtggaagccatagcaacaactatatgtgatgcacaaattgttctCCAATTCCTCAAGAAGCACATATTTACCAGATACGGGGTGCCTAAAGGCCTTATTAGTGATGGCGacagccacttttgtaacaaacagATGGATAAGCTGCTCCACAGATATGGGGTAACTCACAAAGTGGCCACACCATACCATCCTcaaactaatggccaggctgaattggCAAACAGAGAgttaaaaagaatcctagagaAGACAGTTGGAGTTACAAGAAAAGACTGGACAAGAAAGTTGGATGATGccctatgggcatatagaactaCATTCAAAACCCCAATTGGGAGGTCACCATTTCAACTAATctatggcaaatcctgccacctccATGTGGAGCTCgagcacaaagctttctgggccactaagctcctcaatcttgactctcaagcagcaggagagaaaAGATTATTGCAACTCAATGAATTGGATGAATTCagattggaagcttatgagaatgctaagatatacaaggagaggGCCAAAAGATGGCATGATAAGAAAATTTTAAGAAGAGATTTTGAGCCAGGGCAGCAAGTGTTATTGTACAATTCCAGGCTCAAGATTTTCCCTGGTAAACTCAAGTCCAAATGGGCTGGCTCTTATCTGGTGACCAAGGTCTCTCCACATGGAAATCTTGAACTTTTGAATGAAGCCACAAAAGATACATTCACAATAAATGGTCATAGGGTGAAATACTACCTGGGAGGACCCTGGAACAAGGAGGAGAGCATTCATGAGCTTAGTTGAACAATAATGAaggacgtcaagctaatgacgataaagaagcgcttgttggaaggcaacccaaccagaggtaaatTTCTTAGGTCTTTTCTCTTACTGTTTCAATAAGAAAGTTAAGTAGAGTTCCCTACATTGCAAGGAGTTAAGTTTGGTGCTGCACACCAAAGTAAGGCCGTAAGTAAACAATTCAAGGGTGAAGGTGAGGtgataagtttggtgttccaccatatATCTCATTGAAACATACCACAACCCTCCAAATGTCATGACTAGCCATTAACTCCAAACAATCAGGGAAATTACTTGACAATTGTttaatttctagttcatagtttgttttcttaataaaagcacatgatgtttcttgcatgtattcaatctgctgcatatagaagtaatcaaggaactaagtttggtgtttacaCACCAACTTAAGTTTAGAAAattacaagcatacatgcatgctaaccatctctcaagtgcttggggaataaGCAACTTCTAACATCTTTGCAGGAAGCAATTCCATATCTTGGAGGAGCTATGCATCATCATCCAAGTagataaagaaaaatacaaaacataagGATTATGATGACAAAGAGAAAGTAAGAAGACACCAATAGGTTATACTGTTACTTAACTATTTCCAGTTTGAAGTGCTTTAATTGGAAGTATTATTGTACCCCTACTAATTAGTATCATTTTAGTCATAATTCGTTTGCATTCTgttcatttttcttctttgtcATGTTAGCTTGCTAGTCTAAGTGCTTAAGCCATGCCAtcttgcttgaattgtatgtTTTGTTCTCTTTGctttaataaaagaaaatgttgtgATAACAGAGAAAGAGTAAAGGTCCATTTTGGTAAGAAGATAACATAAGGTTCTGTGGTGGTGTATGCTTGAATACATAGTAAGTTCACTAATAAAGCTGAAGGGTATAGTGTTCCCTTAAGTATGACCTTAGTTTGCTTTATATGAGACCTTCATAAACAAAAGATCatttcaaaaagaaaagaaaagaataaaagagAAGCTAACGTTAGTGGCAAAGTTAGGCCACTAACGGGcaacactaacgttggcaatagaaagaaagaaacaaggaatAAGCTAGGCACCTATAGCTTCATCCTTaagatatatgcctgtggtgctttttgtactaggatcttcTTGGATGATCAGGTTCTAGGGAGTGTTTTAACACATGGTAActtaggttaactaacccgggattatcaaccaaaagtccattgtcaagagcaacctaactacaaagcatttagtaacccaaagaggtactgggCATCAATGTCTTAAGGATTTTATTTCAAGCCAAGTGCCTGTGGTGTATATGTGTTGAGGAAAGGCTTGAGTTAGTAAGTCTGaagggtgcttcatcacccaacACCTTGAGCCAACTGGGTCGGGAGTGTTAATTGAAATCTTACCATAAAGAACTGCCTCAACACAGAACACTAAGCTTCAAATAAAGAATAAGACtctagcaagaaaaagaaaagcaataagttTAAACCAAGGATCAAAGAATAAAGAGGTTTCATAAAAGCAACAAAGTTAGTGCTTAAAGGGATGTTGTAACTTGGAAACTAATAAGTTCATGAGCTTCAAAGATatcatgcatgaaaccccatgaaccaagattAAATGTCTTCCAATAAGGACTTATATCTGTCTCTGCTTTCATTCATTCTTCTTATGctttactgcttgcttggggacaagcaagatttaagtttggtgttgtgatgcctaggcatcttaagctagtttcacaagcctttttcattagtttttatttggtttcatgcactttcttaagcaataagcaagcatttggatgagaaatgtatgcatgccttgattcaatcaaacattgttaattatgAGCATTTTCACGAGATTGATGCAAGAATTACTtaatgcaatgaatgatgcattatctcGTGATTATGGCGAAGCTTTGATGCATTTttttttggttgatgataggtaaaaaAAAAGCAAAGGAAGGGCAGAGAAGAAGCAGAGGCCATAGCGTTAGTTGCCAAAGTTAGTGCACTAATGCTATGGCTAACGTTCCAAAGAAGGAGTAAGCAACGTTAGTGGCCAAAGTTGGTTCACTAACATTGCTCATTAACATTGGCTCAAAGAGGAGAAGGCAACGTTAATGGCC from Arachis ipaensis cultivar K30076 chromosome B02, Araip1.1, whole genome shotgun sequence harbors:
- the LOC107627330 gene encoding putative uncharacterized protein DDB_G0291608 — its product is MHNPSSGQNDFHGDTYNSSWKNHSNLKWGENHNQWQRNSNPNNFRNTNHQNHQPTNNNPYRKLQNNLPTSTFYPQNNPSNNQNNFHQPSTSHTQLQPHQEYQRISNLEMMMEKLMKNQEMTSKNYEASMRNLERRIGQLSKHPAERPINAFPSDTIPNPKEECKAIQLRSGKTLGDDTEVASKEQTEAEENDKVNSKKDEEPQTPRKGKQVPEAQPQEQRKEVKPYVPPLPYPQRLHKEIKDQ